Proteins from a single region of Desulfobacter postgatei 2ac9:
- the rpsU gene encoding 30S ribosomal protein S21, with amino-acid sequence MKEITVTVIDNDVEKALRILKKKIQNDGLFKRLKVKKNFEKPCQYRRRKMREAIRRQRIAASRSRRKRS; translated from the coding sequence TTGAAAGAAATTACTGTCACAGTTATTGATAATGACGTTGAAAAAGCGTTGCGCATTCTGAAGAAAAAAATTCAGAATGACGGACTGTTCAAACGTCTCAAGGTTAAGAAAAATTTTGAAAAACCTTGTCAGTACAGAAGACGTAAGATGAGAGAGGCAATAAGAAGACAAAGAATTGCAGCCTCAAGATCACGCAGAAAACGTAGCTAA
- a CDS encoding 3'-5' exonuclease — MTTGGPSTAVQPQPFSILSVGLNIHAAIILPVKLIQTNELYSLYDLLEVRYFINQLNFSDDRYTISDQNWTSAKKLLWQKYKNSEQIETCIHLINDFELSHNKQKYQSDFEVFVRESKIEDFTQTRGETIFVSTIHKAKGKEFSTVFLMLAESFPDSNEKNRQLYVAMTRAKNNLFIHINGNYLDNISCRDMKKKLDPFPYQKSNLLIIQLTHRDIWLDFFIERQKLISCRK, encoded by the coding sequence GTGACAACGGGGGGACCATCCACTGCGGTTCAGCCCCAGCCCTTTTCGATTTTATCAGTCGGGCTGAATATACATGCGGCCATAATATTACCGGTAAAACTGATCCAGACTAATGAATTATACAGTCTTTATGATTTACTTGAGGTCAGATATTTTATCAACCAACTAAACTTTTCAGATGACAGATATACCATCAGCGACCAAAACTGGACGAGCGCCAAAAAATTGTTGTGGCAGAAATATAAAAACAGCGAACAGATTGAAACCTGTATTCATCTGATAAACGATTTTGAGCTCAGCCATAATAAGCAAAAGTATCAGTCCGATTTCGAGGTTTTTGTGCGGGAGTCCAAAATAGAGGATTTCACGCAAACAAGGGGAGAAACAATTTTTGTTTCAACAATCCACAAAGCCAAGGGAAAGGAGTTTTCAACCGTCTTTCTCATGCTTGCCGAATCTTTTCCCGACAGCAATGAGAAAAACAGACAACTGTACGTGGCAATGACAAGGGCAAAAAATAATCTTTTCATCCACATAAACGGTAACTATCTTGACAATATTTCCTGTCGGGACATGAAAAAAAAACTCGATCCATTCCCTTACCAAAAATCAAATCTATTGATTATTCAGCTGACCCACAGAGATATCTGGCTTGATTTTTTTATTGAAAGGCAGAAACTGATATCCTGCCGGAAATAA
- a CDS encoding adenylate kinase: MNILFFGPNGSGKGTQGKILKDKYNIAHVESGAIFRDNIKGGTELGKKAKAYIDAGDLVPDEITIPMMIDRIKKDDCKKGWLLDGFPRNKVQSEKLHAALKEQGIKLDYVIEMLLDREVAKNRIMGRRLCENDNNHPNNIFIDAIKPNGDKCRVCGGALSTRADDQDEAAIDKRHSIYYDTNTGTLASSYYFRDLPDAEFKYVTLNGEQPLPDVTAELISKL, translated from the coding sequence ATGAACATTTTATTTTTCGGCCCCAACGGCAGCGGCAAAGGCACCCAAGGAAAAATTCTGAAAGACAAATACAACATTGCCCACGTTGAATCCGGTGCCATTTTCCGTGACAACATCAAGGGTGGAACCGAACTTGGCAAAAAAGCCAAGGCATATATCGACGCAGGCGATCTGGTACCTGATGAGATCACCATCCCTATGATGATCGACCGAATCAAAAAGGACGACTGCAAAAAAGGCTGGCTGCTGGACGGTTTTCCAAGAAATAAAGTTCAGTCTGAAAAACTGCATGCCGCGTTAAAAGAACAGGGCATTAAACTTGACTACGTTATTGAAATGCTGCTGGATCGTGAAGTTGCCAAAAACAGAATTATGGGCAGACGGTTGTGCGAAAATGACAACAACCATCCCAACAACATTTTCATTGACGCCATCAAGCCTAACGGAGACAAATGCCGGGTATGCGGCGGTGCATTGAGCACCCGTGCCGATGACCAGGACGAGGCTGCCATCGACAAACGCCACTCCATTTATTATGACACCAATACCGGGACCCTGGCCTCTTCTTACTACTTTAGAGATCTGCCTGATGCAGAGTTCAAATACGTTACGCTCAACGGCGAGCAGCCACTGCCCGACGTAACTGCAGAACTAATCTCCAAGCTGTAA
- a CDS encoding bifunctional folylpolyglutamate synthase/dihydrofolate synthase codes for MPNAPYELCLEKIYNLGRFGIKLELDTILNILSQLNTPQDNYSMIHVAGTNGKGSTATCIASILRAAGFKTGIYTSPHLVRFNERICVNGQQISDADVVSAYEAVDAADNGLRPATFFEIVTAMAFYHFAREKVEWAIIETGMGGRFDATNIITPQVSVITNLSIEHAEYLGHTIRDIAREKGGIIKSGVPAVTAVSQPSGIDRLSKIAKDQGAALYRFKKEFSIRKTPGQATYNYKGIYQNFKGLTKPLSGEHQRENLSLALAAVELVFEQNQITDPRYKLTQEVVHKGLAQVNWPGRLEKIMDRPLVILDGAHNFKACVLLGKYLNQTLGDKKLTLVIGILDDKPYEAMLAQLLPRAQRVIVTKAKINRSIEPAILTAAIKKIFKGDLQVIEDVKNAVSHAISTSYDDDAICISGSLYVAGEAKEKFDMDFIN; via the coding sequence ATGCCAAACGCCCCTTATGAACTGTGCCTGGAAAAAATATATAACCTGGGCCGGTTCGGTATCAAGCTTGAGCTGGATACCATTTTAAACATCCTTTCACAACTCAACACGCCTCAAGACAATTACAGCATGATCCATGTGGCCGGAACCAACGGAAAAGGTTCCACGGCGACCTGCATTGCCTCAATCCTCAGAGCTGCCGGGTTTAAAACCGGCATTTACACAAGCCCTCACCTGGTCCGATTCAATGAGCGGATCTGCGTGAACGGGCAACAGATCAGTGATGCAGATGTGGTCAGTGCATACGAGGCTGTGGACGCTGCAGATAATGGATTACGCCCGGCCACCTTTTTTGAAATTGTCACGGCCATGGCCTTTTACCATTTTGCCCGGGAAAAGGTGGAATGGGCGATCATTGAAACCGGCATGGGGGGAAGATTTGACGCTACAAACATTATTACACCACAGGTCAGTGTTATCACCAACCTCTCCATTGAGCACGCCGAATACCTTGGACATACCATCAGGGATATAGCCCGGGAAAAAGGCGGCATCATAAAATCAGGTGTACCTGCGGTTACGGCCGTATCCCAGCCATCTGGAATAGACAGGCTGAGCAAAATCGCCAAAGATCAAGGAGCCGCCCTCTACCGATTTAAAAAAGAGTTTTCCATCCGCAAAACCCCTGGCCAGGCAACATATAATTACAAGGGAATTTATCAAAATTTCAAGGGTCTTACCAAACCGTTATCCGGAGAACACCAGCGGGAGAACCTTTCTTTGGCCCTGGCCGCCGTGGAGCTGGTGTTTGAACAAAACCAAATCACTGATCCACGATATAAACTGACCCAGGAAGTGGTTCATAAAGGGCTTGCCCAGGTTAATTGGCCTGGACGCCTTGAAAAAATCATGGATCGCCCCCTGGTTATTCTAGACGGCGCCCACAATTTCAAGGCATGCGTTCTGCTGGGCAAATACCTTAACCAAACCTTAGGGGATAAAAAACTGACCCTGGTTATCGGCATCCTGGATGACAAACCCTATGAAGCCATGCTGGCTCAGCTTTTGCCCAGGGCCCAGCGGGTCATTGTGACCAAAGCCAAAATCAACCGCAGCATTGAACCTGCAATACTCACCGCAGCAATCAAAAAAATATTCAAAGGAGACCTGCAGGTTATCGAAGACGTAAAAAATGCAGTATCACATGCGATATCAACAAGTTACGATGATGACGCCATATGCATTTCAGGTTCCCTGTATGTGGCAGGAGAGGCCAAGGAAAAATTTGATATGGATTTTATCAACTAA
- a CDS encoding glycosyltransferase family 4 protein, which produces MKSFYKTGLRIGLISYRSNPHCGGQGVYIRHLSHALSDLGHQVEVIAGPPDPLLNAGVNLTMLDTLDLYNPENLFRTPRIDELKDPVNLIEWLDISAMGYPEPMTFGMRVKRYMKGRTKRYDILHDNQSLSYGVLSLTRDLPVTATIHHPITVDRRLALKATRSFYKKLQVLRWYSFIGMQKRVARRLSSIITVSDSSKTDIAKEFKIPESRLKTVPNGIDLDNFFPLDHVKKEPGRLIVTNSADMPLKGLYHLLYALKGVLTHKEVSLTVIGIPKKNGGIENLVKKLDLGRHINFTGRIDHQRFVLEYAKAQIAVVPSMYEGFGLPVGEAMACRVPVISTTGGALPEVAGDAAKLVPPGDAKALEKAIIELLDDEKQRENLACRGYERVKREFTWEKCAMRTVQVYREVIDDYHGL; this is translated from the coding sequence ATGAAATCATTTTATAAAACAGGCCTACGCATCGGACTGATCTCCTACCGGTCCAACCCCCATTGCGGGGGACAAGGTGTTTATATCCGTCATTTAAGCCATGCGTTATCCGATCTGGGTCATCAGGTGGAAGTCATTGCAGGTCCCCCGGACCCTTTGCTCAATGCCGGGGTCAACCTGACCATGCTCGACACCCTGGATTTATACAACCCAGAGAATCTGTTCAGAACACCCCGTATTGATGAACTCAAAGATCCCGTCAACCTGATTGAATGGCTCGACATCTCAGCCATGGGGTATCCCGAACCCATGACATTTGGCATGCGGGTAAAGCGCTACATGAAAGGCAGAACAAAACGCTATGATATTCTCCATGATAACCAAAGCCTTTCCTATGGCGTTTTGTCCCTTACCCGGGATCTGCCCGTTACCGCCACCATTCACCATCCTATAACCGTGGACCGGCGTCTGGCGCTTAAGGCAACCAGGTCTTTTTATAAAAAGCTCCAAGTCCTTCGCTGGTACTCCTTTATTGGCATGCAAAAACGTGTTGCCCGAAGATTATCGTCTATTATCACGGTATCTGACAGCTCAAAAACGGATATTGCCAAAGAATTTAAAATACCTGAGTCAAGGCTCAAAACCGTTCCCAACGGCATTGATCTGGATAATTTTTTCCCCTTGGACCATGTAAAAAAGGAACCCGGACGCCTGATCGTCACCAACAGCGCGGATATGCCCCTTAAAGGCTTATACCACCTGCTTTACGCACTGAAAGGGGTGTTAACGCACAAAGAGGTCTCTTTAACGGTCATTGGCATCCCCAAAAAGAACGGCGGCATCGAAAATCTGGTAAAAAAACTTGATCTTGGACGCCATATTAACTTTACCGGCCGCATTGATCACCAGCGCTTTGTCCTGGAATATGCAAAAGCCCAGATTGCGGTAGTACCCTCCATGTACGAAGGGTTTGGCCTGCCGGTTGGAGAGGCGATGGCCTGCCGGGTACCGGTGATTTCAACAACCGGTGGGGCATTACCCGAAGTTGCAGGGGATGCGGCAAAACTTGTGCCCCCCGGGGATGCCAAAGCCCTTGAAAAGGCGATCATTGAACTGCTGGACGATGAAAAACAGCGTGAAAATCTGGCCTGCCGGGGGTATGAGCGGGTCAAAAGGGAATTTACCTGGGAAAAATGCGCCATGCGCACGGTCCAAGTCTACCGGGAGGTGATAGATGATTACCATGGACTTTAA
- a CDS encoding Lrp/AsnC family transcriptional regulator — MDRIDKQILNILQENGRITNAQLSRMVGISAPATLERVKRLETAGVISHFMAVVDPEKVGFPIMVIVSITLSLSKLSSVSLIKEKFSELEEVVECYQIAGAHDFILKVIAKDIKAYAEFMNRKLTRIQGIQSIQSSFVIDSLKDKRIFLLKAGDHS, encoded by the coding sequence TTGGACCGGATTGATAAGCAAATACTGAATATTCTCCAGGAAAACGGGAGAATTACCAATGCCCAGCTCTCCAGGATGGTGGGAATTTCAGCGCCTGCTACGCTGGAACGGGTCAAGCGCCTTGAAACAGCGGGTGTAATCTCCCATTTTATGGCTGTGGTGGATCCGGAAAAGGTTGGATTCCCTATCATGGTCATTGTCAGCATTACGCTGAGCTTGAGCAAGCTCTCTTCGGTCTCTTTAATCAAGGAAAAGTTTTCGGAGCTTGAGGAGGTTGTGGAATGCTATCAGATTGCCGGTGCCCATGATTTTATCCTCAAGGTCATTGCAAAGGACATCAAAGCCTATGCAGAATTCATGAACCGAAAACTGACCCGGATACAGGGCATCCAGAGCATCCAGTCCTCATTTGTCATCGACAGCCTCAAGGATAAAAGAATTTTTCTCCTCAAAGCCGGGGATCACAGCTGA
- a CDS encoding CTP synthase, which yields MAEITKYIFVTGGVLSSLGKGLASAAIGMLLESRGLTVTIQKLDPYINVDPGTMNPFQHGEVFVTDDGAETDLDLGHYERFTNAKLGKNNNFTTGKIYHQVITKERRGEYLGGTVQVIPHITDEIKRAICLVSQDTDVVIVEIGGTIGDIESLPFLEAIRQFKTDAGPANVIYIHLTLVPYIKTACEVKTKPTQHSVKELRSIGIQPDILLCRTESLLTQEIKNKIALFCNVGPDAVFTAKDVDCIYDVPIVYNEEGLGDMILKKLNIWARAPRIDGWREMVERLKNPRYSVTIAIVGKYVDLTESYKSLNEALTHGGISNDTKVNLQFVDSSNLTKENVADVLSKVDGVLVPGGFGNRGIEGKILAAGYARENKVPFFGICLGMQMAVIEIARNLAGLEDANSEEFDIDTPYPVIYLMKEWVDEQTGKVEKRDESSDKGGTMRLGAYPCLLVEDTFAMNAYKTENISERHRHRFEFNNEYKDKLVDAGLVISGTSPDHDLVEIVELKDHPWFLGCQFHPEFKSKPMVPHPLFKAFIRAALKNKR from the coding sequence ATGGCTGAGATAACTAAATATATTTTTGTAACGGGCGGGGTGTTATCATCATTGGGAAAAGGATTGGCATCTGCTGCCATCGGAATGCTTCTGGAAAGCCGGGGGCTGACCGTGACCATTCAGAAACTCGATCCTTACATAAATGTCGACCCTGGAACCATGAACCCCTTCCAGCATGGTGAAGTGTTTGTCACCGATGACGGTGCGGAAACCGATCTTGACCTGGGCCATTATGAACGGTTCACCAATGCCAAGCTTGGCAAAAACAACAATTTTACCACAGGAAAGATCTATCACCAGGTCATCACCAAGGAGCGCCGGGGCGAATATCTTGGCGGCACTGTTCAGGTGATCCCCCATATTACTGACGAGATTAAACGGGCCATTTGCCTGGTTTCCCAGGATACCGATGTGGTGATTGTTGAAATCGGCGGCACCATCGGGGATATTGAATCCCTTCCCTTTCTTGAAGCCATTCGCCAGTTCAAGACTGATGCCGGTCCCGCCAACGTGATTTACATCCACCTGACCCTGGTGCCATATATCAAAACCGCATGTGAGGTGAAAACCAAACCCACCCAGCACAGTGTCAAGGAACTTCGAAGCATCGGTATCCAGCCGGATATCCTTTTGTGCCGCACGGAGAGTCTTTTGACCCAGGAGATTAAAAACAAGATTGCCCTGTTCTGCAATGTCGGACCTGATGCCGTATTTACCGCCAAGGATGTGGACTGCATTTATGATGTGCCCATTGTCTACAACGAAGAAGGCTTAGGGGACATGATTCTTAAAAAACTGAACATCTGGGCCAGGGCCCCGCGCATTGACGGCTGGCGGGAGATGGTGGAGCGTCTGAAAAATCCAAGGTACAGTGTCACCATCGCCATTGTGGGCAAATATGTGGACTTGACCGAGAGTTATAAAAGCCTGAACGAGGCACTGACCCACGGCGGTATCTCCAATGACACCAAGGTGAATCTGCAATTTGTGGATTCCTCCAACCTGACAAAGGAGAATGTGGCTGACGTGCTGTCCAAGGTCGATGGTGTCCTGGTACCGGGCGGGTTCGGGAACAGAGGAATTGAAGGAAAGATTCTTGCTGCCGGGTATGCCCGTGAAAATAAGGTGCCCTTTTTCGGCATTTGCCTTGGCATGCAGATGGCCGTGATTGAGATTGCACGCAATCTTGCCGGCCTGGAGGATGCCAACAGCGAGGAGTTTGACATTGACACGCCCTATCCGGTGATTTACCTGATGAAAGAGTGGGTGGATGAACAGACCGGCAAGGTGGAAAAACGGGATGAATCCTCGGATAAAGGAGGCACCATGCGGTTAGGTGCTTATCCCTGTCTTCTGGTTGAAGATACCTTTGCCATGAATGCCTATAAGACTGAAAATATTTCCGAACGGCATCGCCACCGCTTTGAGTTCAATAATGAATATAAGGACAAGCTCGTGGATGCCGGACTTGTCATTTCAGGGACATCTCCGGACCATGACCTGGTGGAAATTGTGGAACTTAAAGATCATCCGTGGTTTCTGGGCTGCCAGTTTCATCCGGAATTCAAGTCCAAACCCATGGTTCCCCATCCTCTTTTCAAGGCATTTATCAGGGCAGCCCTGAAAAATAAGAGATGA
- the eno gene encoding phosphopyruvate hydratase, which yields MTELIDVRAREILDSRGNPTVEVDVTLACGAQGRAAVPSGASTGTREALELRDNAENRFMGKGVLNAVANVNEVIAPEIIGYDAMDQAGLDRTMIDIDGTENKSRLGANAILGVSMAAARAAAAANGMPLYRHIGGLNARVMPVPMMNIINGGAHAANNLDIQEFMILPFGAANVSEAVRMGAETFHNLKKILKGKGLATGVGDEGGFAPDLQSNEEAIENIIAAIEAAGYRPGKDIGIGLDAAASEFYKNGKYVFASENREMSPAELIDYYESLIDKYPLVSIEDGLAEGDWDNWELMTERLGNRIQIVGDDIFVTNPDIFKQGIVRGVGNSILIKLNQIGTLTETLDTIQMAKDSGYTTVVSHRSGETEDSFIADLAVGVNSGQIKTGSMSRSDRVAKYNQLIRIEEELGDCAVFPEDLFVLK from the coding sequence ATGACGGAACTGATTGATGTCAGGGCAAGGGAGATTCTTGATTCCAGGGGAAATCCTACGGTTGAAGTGGATGTAACCCTGGCCTGCGGCGCACAGGGTCGGGCCGCTGTGCCTTCCGGTGCCTCAACCGGCACAAGGGAAGCCCTTGAGCTTCGTGACAACGCCGAAAACCGTTTTATGGGCAAAGGCGTGCTCAATGCCGTGGCCAATGTCAATGAAGTGATAGCCCCGGAGATCATCGGCTATGATGCCATGGACCAGGCCGGGTTGGACCGGACTATGATTGACATTGACGGCACTGAAAACAAATCACGACTGGGTGCCAATGCTATTTTGGGCGTCTCCATGGCCGCTGCAAGGGCTGCAGCTGCAGCCAACGGGATGCCATTGTACCGCCATATCGGCGGCCTCAATGCACGGGTCATGCCTGTTCCCATGATGAATATCATCAACGGCGGCGCCCATGCTGCCAACAACCTGGATATCCAGGAGTTTATGATTCTTCCCTTTGGGGCCGCCAATGTGTCCGAAGCTGTCCGCATGGGCGCGGAGACCTTTCATAACCTGAAAAAAATACTTAAAGGCAAGGGGCTTGCCACAGGCGTCGGAGACGAAGGCGGATTCGCTCCGGACCTTCAGTCTAATGAAGAGGCCATTGAAAACATTATTGCGGCCATTGAAGCTGCCGGCTATCGTCCGGGCAAGGACATCGGCATCGGCCTGGATGCCGCAGCCAGCGAGTTCTACAAAAACGGCAAGTATGTATTTGCCTCGGAAAACAGGGAAATGTCCCCTGCTGAGCTCATTGACTATTATGAAAGTCTGATTGACAAATATCCTCTGGTTTCCATTGAAGACGGTCTGGCAGAAGGGGATTGGGATAACTGGGAACTCATGACCGAACGCCTGGGTAACCGTATTCAGATTGTGGGTGATGATATATTTGTTACAAACCCGGATATTTTTAAACAAGGCATTGTCAGGGGTGTGGGAAACTCCATTCTGATCAAGCTTAACCAGATCGGCACCTTGACCGAAACCCTCGACACGATCCAGATGGCCAAAGATTCGGGATATACCACCGTGGTCTCCCACAGGTCCGGTGAAACCGAAGACAGCTTTATTGCCGACCTTGCTGTGGGGGTAAATTCCGGACAGATTAAGACCGGTTCCATGTCCAGAAGTGACCGTGTGGCAAAATACAATCAACTGATTCGCATAGAAGAGGAACTGGGCGATTGTGCCGTATTTCCGGAAGATTTGTTTGTTTTAAAATAA